The Streptomyces sp. HUAS MG91 sequence GCGAGGTGGAGTCCCGCCCGATCACGCTCGACGTGACGCTCCCGCCCCTCGCCGACTACGTGCCCGGCCACTTCTCGGCGCTCCCGTGGAGCGAGCTCGCCGCGCCGGACGCGCTGCGCGAGGCGGGCGACCGCTTCGCCGCCCGCTTCGCGGACCGGGCGGCGCCCGACGGCTCGGTGACGCTGCCCTTCACGGCGACGGTGACGACGGCGGTCCGCTGAGGCCCGCCCCGCTCAGGCGTCGGCCGCCGCCGGCTCCGGCTTGCTGACCATGACCACACGGGTCCCGGCGAGCGACGGCTGGTCCTGCAGCGGGGTGAGCCGCTTGCCGAGCCGCAGCGCGAGCACGGTGATGCCCAGCGAGAACAGCAGGAACGTCACGATGTACGGGCCGTGCAGCGCGGCGCCCATGGGCCCGCCGACGGCCGGCCCGACCGCGAGCGCGAGCTGCTTCACCAGCGCGAAGGCCGAGTTGTAGGAGCCGACCCGGCCCGCGGGGGCGAGGTCGGCGACCAGCGGCGCCACGGTCGGCGACAGCATCGCCTCACCGAGCCCGAAGAGCGCGTAGGTGGAGACGAACGCGGTGGTGGCGACGGCCTGGCTCGCGTGGCCCAGCCCCGCGTAGCCCGCGGCGATCCACGCGACGGCCCAGATGAGCCCGACACCGGCGATGACCCGCGACCGCTTGCGCCGCTCGACGAACTTCAGCACGGCGAACTGCGCGACGACGATCATCGCCGTGTTGGCGGCGAGCGCGATGCCGAGCGTGGACGCCGAGATCCCGGCGGCCTCGACGCCGTACGCGCTGAGTCCCGACTCGAACTGCCCGTAGCAGGCGAAGAACAGCACGAACCCGAGCCCGCACAGCTGCACCATCGCCCGGTGCCCGAGCAGCGTCCGCAGCCCGCCCTTGGCCGCGTCCTTCGGCGCGGCCTCACCGAGCACGGCGCCCTGCGGCATCCGCACGGTCCACACGATCGCGGCGAGCACCAGGAACATCACGGCCTCGATGGCGAACAGCCGCAGGAAGCTCTCCGGCCGGCTCTCGTCGACGATCTGACCGCCGATGAGCCCGCCGATGCCGAGCCCGAGGTTCTGCAGGAAGAACTGCGTGGCGAAGGACCGCGTCCGCGTCTCCGGCGTCGAGCACCACACGATCATGGTGGCGAGCGCCGGCTGCAGCACCGCGGTACCGGCGCCGAGGACGGCGGCGGCCGCGATGGCGGCGGCCTCCGTGCTCGCGAGCCCGAGCCCGAGCGCCCCGACGGCCGCGACCCCGGACGCCACGAGCAGTACGGGCATGGGGCCCCGTCGGTCGATGGCACGGCCGGTGAAGGGCAGGACGACCAGGGCCGCCATCGCGAACGCGGCGAGCACGATCCCCGCCGCACTGGCACCCAGATCCCGCACTTCCGCCACGTAGACGTAGAGGAACGGAACCGTGAAGCCCACGCCGAACGAACTCAGCGCGCTACCCACCTGCACACGCCGCATCGCGGCGCCCATCGCCCTGGTCACTTTCACCTGCCCTTTCACACAACGAAGAAGCCCCCAGGGGATGCGTCAGCACTCAACCCTGAAGACTTCGAAGCTAAAGTTAGAAGCTAAACAATACATCTCGAAGGACTTCAACGCCAACCGCCGCCGTGCCATACTTCGCCGCATGGCAGCCGAGCCGACCATCGAAGAACAGATCGCCGCGTACCAGCGGGAGTTCCAGGACCTCGACCCCCAGGTCGAGCAGATCGTCTCGGCGCTGGGCAGACTCAACCGCCGCATGAACGTCGCGTACGGCCGGCAGACCTCCGAGATCGGCATCAGCAACACCGAGTGGGAGGTCCTCAAGGCCCTGGTCCTCTCCGGAGCCCCCTACCGCCTGGGCCCCGGCGACCTGGCGAAGCGGCTCGGCCTCACGCCCGCCGCGATGACCCACCGCATCGACCGCATGGTCCAGGAGGGCCTGGTCACTCGGGACCGGGACGAGAACAACCGGGTCCGCGTCATCGTGGAGCTGACGACGGAGGGCCGCGGGAAGTGGCTCGACGCCATGCGGCTGGCCTCGGTCTTCGAGGAGGACCTCCTCCAGGACCTCTCCCCGGCGGAGCGCACGGCCCTCGGTGAGGTCCTGACCCGCCTCCTGCGCCGCGTCGAGCACGCCCAGCCGGACGCCGGCGGCCGGCTCAACGACCTCGACTGAGGAGACCTGGGCGGGGGTTGACACGACCTCGCCGGATCCGTAAAGTTCTTCGGGTTGCCGCGGAGCCGTAACGGTTCTCCGACAGCACCTCCAGCCGCTGAAGCGGCACTCAAACACCAGCACGATCTCCCAGAGCGGGATTGTTTTCGGCATGTCCGAATTCAATTCCAAATTGGGTTGCGAACGTCCCGATCACCTCGATTAGGAACTGCCGCAGGGATCCGCTAAAGTTTGAGACGTCGGAACGGCCCAACAGGCCGGGAAGACAAGCCCCCTGACTGGGAATCAGGCCCGAAAGGATCTGATAGAGTCGGACTCGCCGGAAAGCCGAAAGGCCGGAAAGCGAAGCAAGACCCCGAGGAAATCGGCCGGTGAAACGGTCTGATAGAGTCGGAAACGCAAGAACAAAAGAAACACCGAAGGGAAGCGCCCGGAGGAAAGCCCGAGAGGGTGAGTACAAAGGAAGCGTCCGTTCCTTGAGAACTCAACAGCGTGCCAAAAATCAACGCCAGATATGTTGATACCCCGTCTCTCTGAGACGAGGTTCCTTTGTAAAAACACAGCGAGGACGCTGTGAACCGGAAGATTATTCCTCTTCCGGTTCCGCTCTCGTGGTGTCACCCCGATTACGGGGAAACATTCACGGAGAGTTTGATCCTGGCTCAGGACGAACGCTGGCGGCGTGCTTAACACATGCAAGTCGAACGATGAAGCCCTTCGGGGTGGATTAGTGGCGAACGGGTGAGTAACACGTGGGCAATCTGCCCTTCACTCTGGGACAAGCCCTGGAAACGGGGTCTAATACCGGATACCACTCCTTCTCGCATGGGAAGGGGTTGAAAGCTCCGGCGGTGAAGGATGAGCCCGCGGCCTATCAGCTTGTTGGTGAGGTAGTGGCTCACCAAGGCGACGACGGGTAGCCGGCCTGAGAGGGCGACCGGCCACACTGGGACTGAGACACGGCCCAGACTCCTACGGGAGGCAGCAGTGGGGAATATTGCACAATGGGCGAAAGCCTGATGCAGCGACGCCGCGTGAGGGATGACGGCCTTCGGGTTGTAAACCTCTTTCAGCAGGGAAGAAGCGAAAGTGACGGTACCTGCAGAAGAAGCGCCGGCTAACTACGTGCCAGCAGCCGCGGTAATACGTAGGGCGCAAGCGTTGTCCGGAATTATTGGGCGTAAAGAGCTCGTAGGCGGCTTGTCACGTCGGTTGTGAAAGCCCGGGGCTTAACCCCGGGTCTGCAGTCGATACGGGCAGGCTAGAGTGTGGTAGGGGAGATCGGAATTCCTGGTGTAGCGGTGAAATGCGCAGATATCAGGAGGAACACCGGTGGCGAAGGCGGATCTCTGGGCCATTACTGACGCTGAGGAGCGAAAGCGTGGGGAGCGAACAGGATTAGATACCCTGGTAGTCCACGCCGTAAACGGTGGGAACTAGGTGTTGGCGACATTCCACGTCGTCGGTGCCGCAGCTAACGCATTAAGTTCCCCGCCTGGGGAGTACGGCCGCAAGGCTAAAACTCAAAGGAATTGACGGGGGCCCGCACAAGCAGCGGAGCATGTGGCTTAATTCGACGCAACGCGAAGAACCTTACCAAGGCTTGACATACACCGGAAACGTCTGGAGACAGGCGCCCCCTTGTGGTCGGTGTACAGGTGGTGCATGGCTGTCGTCAGCTCGTGTCGTGAGATGTTGGGTTAAGTCCCGCAACGAGCGCAACCCTTGTTCTGTGTTGCCAGCATGCCCTTCGGGGTGATGGGGACTCACAGGAGACCGCCGGGGTCAACTCGGAGGAAGGTGGGGACGACGTCAAGTCATCATGCCCCTTATGTCTTGGGCTGCACACGTGCTACAATGGCCGATACAATGAGCTGCGATACCGCAAGGTGGAGCGAATCTCAAAAAGTCGGTCTCAGTTCGGATTGGGGTCTGCAACTCGACCCCATGAAGTTGGAGTTGCTAGTAATCGCAGATCAGCATTGCTGCGGTGAATACGTTCCCGGGCCTTGTACACACCGCCCGTCACGTCACGAAAGTCGGTAACACCCGAAGCCGGTGGCCCAACCCCTTGTGGGAGGGAGCTGTCGAAGGTGGGACTGGCGATTGGGACGAAGTCGTAACAAGGTAGCCGTACCGGAAGGTGCGGCTGGATCACCTCCTTTCTAAGGAGCATCTAGGCCGCCAAACGTTGTTTGGTGGTCCAGGGCCATTACGTCGGCAAACGTTCGACGGTGGTTGCTCATGGGTGGAACGTTGATTATTCGGCACGATCGGTTGTCTTTCACTAGTACTGCTTCGGCGTGGAACGTGAGGAGAGAACGGGTCGGGCCGGGCACGCTGTTGGGTATCTGAGGGTACGGATTTGATCCCGACCTCAATGCCGGCCCCGGTGA is a genomic window containing:
- a CDS encoding MarR family transcriptional regulator; the protein is MAAEPTIEEQIAAYQREFQDLDPQVEQIVSALGRLNRRMNVAYGRQTSEIGISNTEWEVLKALVLSGAPYRLGPGDLAKRLGLTPAAMTHRIDRMVQEGLVTRDRDENNRVRVIVELTTEGRGKWLDAMRLASVFEEDLLQDLSPAERTALGEVLTRLLRRVEHAQPDAGGRLNDLD
- a CDS encoding MFS transporter codes for the protein MGAAMRRVQVGSALSSFGVGFTVPFLYVYVAEVRDLGASAAGIVLAAFAMAALVVLPFTGRAIDRRGPMPVLLVASGVAAVGALGLGLASTEAAAIAAAAVLGAGTAVLQPALATMIVWCSTPETRTRSFATQFFLQNLGLGIGGLIGGQIVDESRPESFLRLFAIEAVMFLVLAAIVWTVRMPQGAVLGEAAPKDAAKGGLRTLLGHRAMVQLCGLGFVLFFACYGQFESGLSAYGVEAAGISASTLGIALAANTAMIVVAQFAVLKFVERRKRSRVIAGVGLIWAVAWIAAGYAGLGHASQAVATTAFVSTYALFGLGEAMLSPTVAPLVADLAPAGRVGSYNSAFALVKQLALAVGPAVGGPMGAALHGPYIVTFLLFSLGITVLALRLGKRLTPLQDQPSLAGTRVVMVSKPEPAAADA